GCGGCAGGCTCCAGGCGATTTGAATATTTAAATTGCAAACTCAGTGCGAGGAATAGCGAAGCATTCAAAAAAGAATGGGCTGTCAATGCTGCGACTTGGGAGGCCGAGCGAGAGAAAGTAAACAGTGAGCGCCTCTCTTTAGGTTGTCCTGAATGATTGATTGATTCCACAACACCAATACAACAAACCACTTCAGCATTCCGCCTCCATAAGGCCGCCTGATGGACTTGATCAAACGGAAGATGCACAACCTGGGGGCTGATTCACCGTCTTAACCACGAGGAGGTCGGTGGTAAGCGCGGTGAGCTCACAGCCCCAGACCTAGCGAACGGCAAACACCAGGTGGGCCCCATCGTCTCGACAAGGAGCTAACGGGTACTGGCTCAAGCACTCTCCGCTTCCCAGACAGACATATCCGCAATCGAGCGAGCAAGCCTGATTCAGCTTTAACCAGCAACAACCTCGGCATTGACGCGCGCGACCAACTCAACTAGAACATCTGTACCAGCGACAGACTCTTGGCTCCGAGCTCGCCCTACGCCACTTTCCAGGCTGAAGCGTGGATGCATCACTCTGTCATCAGCCCTCGAAAGACATGCCACACCAGGACTGGATCCAGGACCCCAACTCCGCTGACACGAAACGCTTCCACACCGACGAAAAGAGCTGGAGCCGTGATCCATACGTCTTCGTGGATTCAGGGCGACCTCTTTCAGGTGACCCTCCCTTGTTGAAGACGCGTGTGCATTTGAGCCAGCAAACAGCTGATCAACTTTGGCAAGAGCTCGTACGCGTTGGATGGAGGCCCTGCAGCCCACAGTGGAGCCCAGACTCAGACATCTGAGCTTCTTCCCATACCAATCAACACTGCATTCGGAATGCGTCTTGCGAGGCGTTTAACCGAATTGGTAATGCTTGCGAACAGGTTGGTGAACCTCCCAAGTGCAGCTCATTCCCTTTGGAAACACAACAAGATCTCCAGCCCCAAAGCGGACGGGCTCGCCCCTATCCGGGGTCACCGTCACGTCCCCGTCCAGCAACAGACAGGTTTCACTCTGGTCGTACGTCCAGGGAAATGTGCTGATGTCGCAGCCCCAAATCGGCCAGTCGCGCAACCCAAGAGCCACGATCGTGCTCTCGGGACAAGGCGATGTGACGCTGATCATCGTGCTCATTCAGCAGACTGTCTCAGATTCGCTGATTTCGGGGCGCCTGACCATCCCCAACGAGCAATCCACGCTGCCAACGTGATGTTTGTCGAAGCAAAAGTCCGCTGAAGCCAGCAAGACCGACACCCAACCAAAGCAGCCAACTCAACTGACCGGCTCCCATCAACACAGCAGACAGCCATAGCGATCCCCAAAGCCAAGGCCGTAGGGAGCGAATACGACGCAGAGCAACCGAACAGCTGCGACAGTGCTTGGTATGACTGTGATATCGGTCCATTAAGGCTTCCACATCTTGACGAGGTGGAAGCGGTCGCCCCGCAAAGGGTCCACCACCTTGGCGGTTGACCCAGCGATGCAGGGCCTTGACATATAAATCGGCTGAAGTTGGGAGGACAAAGGCCTGTTCAGCAGCAGCACTACCACCAGCGGTTTCAAGGACCCGTTCTTGCCAGTGCAGGAATACCTGATCGTCTTCCAGGACCTTGTGGTTCCCGATGTGCTGCAACCAGCGAGGCCGCAGTCCCACCAAGAGACGAGGAGCAGCTGCCTTGAACTGAAAGGGAAACCGAGCAAACAAGCGACATTTGCCTGGGCTGATCGGTACGGCGTAAACCACCGTCAAAATGCGCGCAAAACCCTTGGCCGTGAGGTCGTGCCACATCAGCTGGGGAGCTCGAAAGTGCGTGTCCTGTGAGCCGAGCTTTCCCTTGCGAGGACCTTCCTGCCAAAACGCTTCAAACCCTTGCGAGTCCTCGTGGGTAATCACAGCATCCACGGGAGAGGCATTCTCCCTTTTGCCCACGGTGCGGTGATGGGTGAAAGGAACATGACTCACATCCAAGACATTTTCAAGAAGAGTGAGGGCATCCATCGGCAAATCGCGGAAGGTGTCCTGCACAATCCAGCCATCCGCCCAACCATCTCCCTGATCCTGAAGAACGGGAACTAAAGGAAGTGCTGCAGGGTCTGCCGCTGAAGGGGTGCCACTCCAGACAAACAACAATCCCTGACCTGTTGCTGTAGGCAAGCTCCCACAACCCGTTCGCTTTGATTCCGGGCGGCCTCGCTCCCCCATTTGCGGGATCGCCCTGCAAGTGCCCTGCCCATCAAAACTCCAACCGTGATAAGGGCATTCCAAGTGACCAGCCTCATTAATACGGCCTTCACTGAGAGGAACGAGTCGATGAGGGCAGACATCTTGAAAAGCCCTCCAGCGTTGGCCTGGGGCATCCCACCACAACACCAGGTCTTGCTCAAGGAGGGTGAATCTCTGGGGACGGGTCCGAACAAGATCGCGCAAATAGGCCACAGGCCACCACTGTTCACTCCAGCTGGGGTGCACGGCTACCTCACGACTGACGCCATGATCGTCGGATCATGATCCTTGACGTGAGTAGAAATGGCTTAACGAGCAGATTGGCCGTTCAGAACAAGTCAAGCTGACTCCAAAGCGAGCGATCCTTGAAGAAAGGAGACTGATAAGCCTGCCTTTGCAGTGCTCAATGCCATGACCATCTGCTCCCTTCAACCCTTGATCAACTCCTAGACACCTTTTCTATGGTCTTGACCGTTTTTTCATTCCTTCTGGCACTGTTTCATTTCGTCGGGCCGATGCCCAGCGATCTGGGCATCCATCAAGGTCAACTGAGTCCTTGCGAATCACCCGCACACTGCGCTCGACTTGAGTGGGAGCGAAATGATCCAATCGGAAGCCTGAACGAACTCACCAAAGTCATCCAACAAACCCCACGATCCGAGATCGTCGAACAGCGATCAAACTACCTCCATGCAACGGCCAGCAGTCAGATCTTCGGCTTCGTGGACGATCTAGAGCTCTATGCCGATACGGAACGTTCCGTTCTCCAGGCACGCTCAGTTTCAAGACTTGGAGAATCAGATCTTGGCGTCAACGCACAACGTCTTCGACGCTTGGAGGCGGCCTTGTCTCAATACGAGTAATTGAAATCATGTGGTGTTCAATGTCATGAGATCACGTCGATCCGTGCACCTCGAACACAGACAGGGGGCGTCGTCATGAACGCTGATTGACGCATCAATGGAACGCCCACCAGAGCTGCTAATCCATTCTGAAATTGTTGTGATCAATGCTTGAGCAGAGCATCTTGATTGGGATCAGTCTTCTGTCAGACCAGTTGAGCGGCTAAATCAACAGCACTTTGCAGAGCGCCTTCCGCCATGCCAAAGCCTGGGCCAGCGATCCAATCTCCACAAAAGCCAACCGAGCTGGGCTCGCACCATTGAAGGGACTTGGGGAGGGGGTGATCGAGAGGCTGAGACGCTCCCCAGCGCATCACCCCCAAGGAACGGGCCAGAGGGAGTGCCTGAGCCAACTCGGGCCAAGGCCGCAATAATTCAGTCAGAGCCTTACGCTGACGTGATTCCTGTTCCAACAACAAACCTGGCTGGCTAGCTGGCGTGATCGGGGATCCGTCGTCGATGCCGTGGACGACTAAACCCAGCCTTTGATCGTGTTGACGATGGAGGACCATCCGTTCGATGCCAAACCTTTCTTGGGCATCAGTGGTCAACCAAATTTGTCTCGGGAGATGGTCGGTACAGCGAGGAAATTCGAGCATCAAATTCCAGCGCACCGATGCATCCATATCAGATATTTGCGCGAGTGCGGTGTCCAATAAGGGATCGACCGTCAGAGGAACAGCCGAACGCAACGGAACATCGGGCCAACCCAACATCGCTAGAGACCGGGGATGGGCGAGAAGATTGCCTGTGACCACCAAAGAGCGCGCCCGACGCTGACCAGAGAAACACCACCATCCGCTCTCTCTGCGCAAGCGACTGATTCGTTCTCCAAATGCCCCTTGCGTTTTGGAACCTGCAGCCCGCACGAAAGCTTCGGGCACGGATGCCATGGTTGGCACACCACGAAAACGCGGCCCCTGGAGCAGTGGATGCTCTGGTGGGTCAACAAGACAACCCGTCTCACTCAACCCAACCACAAGTCCTAGATCGGGCTGGACAATCCCTTGATCCAGAAGAGGATTCCACAGTTCAGCAAGAGGCCCCTGCGGTTGTTGACTGAAGCTGAAACAAGGTGCTCCATGGTCAAGCCGCCAGATCACGTCATCCCGTCGACGCCTGGTCGACGCACGACCACCCGGACCTCGACCAGCCTCTAGTAGCAAGATTGTGCCGTCAAAACCGCGTTGGCGAAGCGAAGCAGCAAGACCAGTACCGCCAAGACCAGCTCCGATCACAGCAAGATCGACGTCGAGGTGCTGAGAATCAGCCAATAAGGTCATGTTTGTGAAGCGCCAAGGTCGCAGAACGATGTCAAAGCGAATCTTCAAAAACGCCATGCCCATTAAGTCTGGTCCCTACGGCGATCCACCGCGCACAGCGCGTCGGGACTACTTCGTTGTGCTGTTGCTGTTGCTATGGCGTATGCGCTACGACCTCTTGTTGTTAGCCGTAATTGGCACTCTGATCTTGACCGAAACAGTAGCTACAAATTGGAAACAAAGCGGCAGTTTAGTTTCAATTATGGGAATCACCGTCTCAATCTTTATAGGTTTTAGAAATACTCAGGCGATTGGCCGCTGGTGGGAAGCACGACAATTATGGGGTGCAATCGTTAACCAAAGCCGCAACTGGACAGACACCCTGACAAGCCTTCTTCCAGAAGAAGAGTTAATGAGTACTCACGGACGAAATCTAGTTCGTTATCAAGTTGCAATGGTTTGGCAGCTTAACTTTCAGTTAAGGAATTTTTACCATCACGATCTAAGACGTTTCCAAGACTACCTCCTTGAAAACCTAGGAATGAAACCAACCACAACTCTCAGACAACTAGGAGAGGCCAGGGCAATTGCTGTTCGCGAATTATATGAGAACAATAAAATTGATGCCCGTGGAAGAGAACAATTAATGGACATTGCTAGGGCCACCGTAGATGCCATTGGTGGTCTCGAGAGAATTAGAAACACACCATTGCCTGCAAGCTACGACGTATTTGTCCGGATGCTCAGCTGGATCTTCGGTTTTCAGCTTTTATTAAACTTCAAAATGGATGGCACATCCTTTGTGGGAAGCATCACAGGGATCTTGCTGTTCCTAGGCTTTTTAATGGCAGAACGCATTGGTGCCTACGTTGAGGGGCCATTTGACGAAGATGGAAGCACATTTGCATTGCCTCTTAATGCAATCTGTCTAACGATTAGCAGAGACTTACTTGGAAATGAATCCGATTCATGCCTTCACCATTTTTCCAAAGATCCTGTTCGTTGGACGTAAATCAGTTAAAACTGAGATAACAAGCCATAATTGGCAAAGTGTCCTCACCAGAGAAAGATGACAGAAGCAAAAGGACTTGAAGCAATTAATCCTGCCACTGGAGCAATCATTGCCACATATCCATGCATGCATCAAGAGGAGATCGTGCAAGCGATAGAGCTGGCGCATTCTGGATTCCAACAATGGAAACACTCTGCTTTTTCCGTCAGGTCAAAAGCACTCACTCAGGCCTCACAGGCCTTGAAAGCCAACAACGTTGCCTTGGCGGAATGCATCACCCAAGAAATGGGAAAACCCATTCAGCAATCATTTGCAGAAGTGGAAAAGTGTGCCTGGGTCTGCGACTATTTTGCAACAAATGGTCAACAGCACCTATCTGATGAAACGATCAAACTTGATCACAAGACTGCAATCGTAACGGCACAACCGCTTGGAATTCTATTTGCAGTGATGCCTTGGAATTTCCCTCTATGGCAAGCATTCAGGGCGATTGCACCAGCCTTAATGGCAGGAAATACGCTCCTTCTGAAAGGTGCATCCAATGTGCCGGGATGTAGCAAGGCTATTCAAAACATCTTTGACAGCTGCGACATCCCTCAAGGCGTGTTCACGAATCTGCCTATACGATCAACGGATGCAGAACTGGTGATTTCCCATCCAAACGTGCGCGCTGTCACCCTGACAGGGAGCGAAGAAGCCGGTCGAGCTGTGGCATCGATTGCAGGTGCCAATCTAAAAAAATGTGTTTTAGAACTAGGTGGACAAGACCCCTACCTAGTCCTTCACGATGCAGATCTTGATTTAGCAGCAGAGCGTTGCGCAGCAAGTCGGATGCTTTGCTCCGGACAAGTTTGTATTGCAGCAAAACGATTAATTATTGTCAATGATATTTACGATCAATTCTTGAAACTTCTGCAAGAAAAATTGCACTCCTATGTCTTGGGGGACCCCATGAATCCTGCATTCAATATTGGACCATTGG
The window above is part of the Synechococcus sp. WH 8020 genome. Proteins encoded here:
- a CDS encoding DUF1651 domain-containing protein — encoded protein: MPHQDWIQDPNSADTKRFHTDEKSWSRDPYVFVDSGRPLSGDPPLLKTRVHLSQQTADQLWQELVRVGWRPCSPQWSPDSDI
- a CDS encoding cupin domain-containing protein — its product is MISVTSPCPESTIVALGLRDWPIWGCDISTFPWTYDQSETCLLLDGDVTVTPDRGEPVRFGAGDLVVFPKGMSCTWEVHQPVRKHYQFG
- a CDS encoding aromatic ring-hydroxylating dioxygenase subunit alpha, which gives rise to MHPSWSEQWWPVAYLRDLVRTRPQRFTLLEQDLVLWWDAPGQRWRAFQDVCPHRLVPLSEGRINEAGHLECPYHGWSFDGQGTCRAIPQMGERGRPESKRTGCGSLPTATGQGLLFVWSGTPSAADPAALPLVPVLQDQGDGWADGWIVQDTFRDLPMDALTLLENVLDVSHVPFTHHRTVGKRENASPVDAVITHEDSQGFEAFWQEGPRKGKLGSQDTHFRAPQLMWHDLTAKGFARILTVVYAVPISPGKCRLFARFPFQFKAAAPRLLVGLRPRWLQHIGNHKVLEDDQVFLHWQERVLETAGGSAAAEQAFVLPTSADLYVKALHRWVNRQGGGPFAGRPLPPRQDVEALMDRYHSHTKHCRSCSVALRRIRSLRPWLWGSLWLSAVLMGAGQLSWLLWLGVGLAGFSGLLLRQTSRWQRGLLVGDGQAPRNQRI
- a CDS encoding DUF1499 domain-containing protein: MVLTVFSFLLALFHFVGPMPSDLGIHQGQLSPCESPAHCARLEWERNDPIGSLNELTKVIQQTPRSEIVEQRSNYLHATASSQIFGFVDDLELYADTERSVLQARSVSRLGESDLGVNAQRLRRLEAALSQYE
- a CDS encoding NAD(P)-binding protein, with protein sequence MTLLADSQHLDVDLAVIGAGLGGTGLAASLRQRGFDGTILLLEAGRGPGGRASTRRRRDDVIWRLDHGAPCFSFSQQPQGPLAELWNPLLDQGIVQPDLGLVVGLSETGCLVDPPEHPLLQGPRFRGVPTMASVPEAFVRAAGSKTQGAFGERISRLRRESGWWCFSGQRRARSLVVTGNLLAHPRSLAMLGWPDVPLRSAVPLTVDPLLDTALAQISDMDASVRWNLMLEFPRCTDHLPRQIWLTTDAQERFGIERMVLHRQHDQRLGLVVHGIDDGSPITPASQPGLLLEQESRQRKALTELLRPWPELAQALPLARSLGVMRWGASQPLDHPLPKSLQWCEPSSVGFCGDWIAGPGFGMAEGALQSAVDLAAQLV
- a CDS encoding bestrophin family ion channel, giving the protein MSKRIFKNAMPIKSGPYGDPPRTARRDYFVVLLLLLWRMRYDLLLLAVIGTLILTETVATNWKQSGSLVSIMGITVSIFIGFRNTQAIGRWWEARQLWGAIVNQSRNWTDTLTSLLPEEELMSTHGRNLVRYQVAMVWQLNFQLRNFYHHDLRRFQDYLLENLGMKPTTTLRQLGEARAIAVRELYENNKIDARGREQLMDIARATVDAIGGLERIRNTPLPASYDVFVRMLSWIFGFQLLLNFKMDGTSFVGSITGILLFLGFLMAERIGAYVEGPFDEDGSTFALPLNAICLTISRDLLGNESDSCLHHFSKDPVRWT
- a CDS encoding NAD-dependent succinate-semialdehyde dehydrogenase yields the protein MTEAKGLEAINPATGAIIATYPCMHQEEIVQAIELAHSGFQQWKHSAFSVRSKALTQASQALKANNVALAECITQEMGKPIQQSFAEVEKCAWVCDYFATNGQQHLSDETIKLDHKTAIVTAQPLGILFAVMPWNFPLWQAFRAIAPALMAGNTLLLKGASNVPGCSKAIQNIFDSCDIPQGVFTNLPIRSTDAELVISHPNVRAVTLTGSEEAGRAVASIAGANLKKCVLELGGQDPYLVLHDADLDLAAERCAASRMLCSGQVCIAAKRLIIVNDIYDQFLKLLQEKLHSYVLGDPMNPAFNIGPLARLDLRQQVHQQVEKSIEQGAKLLKGGVVPEQQGWWYPITILENVKPGMPAFDDEIFGPVLSLVRADHDEHAVELASETRFGLGAAIFSANTANAQRIAIEEIEAGCVAINDFVRSDPRVPFGGIKDSGYGRELGKLGIHEFINSKSIV